A single Glycine soja cultivar W05 chromosome 14, ASM419377v2, whole genome shotgun sequence DNA region contains:
- the LOC114384925 gene encoding kinesin-like protein KIN-4A, giving the protein MVEAGEDCCVKVAVHVRPLIGEEKVQGCKDCVSVVPGKPQVQIGAHSFTFDHVYGSTGSPSSAMFDECVASLVDGLFQGYNATVLAYGQTGSGKTYTMGTGFKDGCQEGIIPQVMSSLFNKIETLKHQNEFQLHVSFIEILKEEVRDLLDPSSMNKPETANGHAGKVTIPGKPPIQIRESSNGVITLAGSTEVSVTTLKEMAACLEQGSLSRATGSTNMNNQSSRSHAIFTITLEQMRKLNSHGEISLNDTMNEEYLCAKLHLVDLAGSERAKRTGSDGLRFKEGVHINKGLLALGNVISALGDEKKRKEGVHVPYRDSKLTRLLQDSLGGNSRTVMIACISPADINAEETLNTLKYANRARNIQNKPVVNRDPMSNEMLKMRQQLEYLQAELCARSGGSPEEVQVLKERIAWLEAANEDLRCELHEYRSRCSTVEQCEKDAYENSTCNVKTDGHKRGLPITASDYPMSETTGDSREIEEVEKEWEHTLLQNSMDRELHELNKRLEQKESEMKLFGIPDAEALKQHFGRKIMELEDEKRTVQRERDRLLAEVENLAANSDGQMQKSEDIHAQKLKTLEAQILDLKKKQESQVQLLKQKQKSDEAAKRLQDEIQSIKAQKVQLQHRIKQEAEQFRQWKASREKELLQLKKEGRRNEFERHKLQALNQRQKMVLQRKTEEAAMATKRLKELLEARKSSSRDISGSMNGSGTNGQSNEKSLQRWLDHELEVMVKEHEVRFEYEKQSQVRAALAEELAILKQVNGVAAKGLPPPRGKNGFARASSMSPNARMARIASLESMLNISSNSLVAMASQLSEAEERERAFTNRGRWNQLRSMGEAKNLLQYLFNSVGDARCQLWEKDTEIKEIKDQIKELVGLLRQSEMKRKETEKELKAREQAVATTLATPTSGNSPNSLKHYAEDIKEPLSPESVPVQKQRKYMPGITNGQVRESAAFVDQSRTMIPIGQLSMKKLAIVGQASGKLWRWKRSHHQWLVQFKWKWQKPWRLSERIRHSDETIMRARPRSQALPHIM; this is encoded by the exons atggTGGAAGCGGGTGAGGATTGTTGCGTGAAGGTCGCGGTCCACGTGCGACCTCTCATCGGCGAGGAGAAGGTGCAGGGATGCAAGGATTGCGTGAGCGTCGTGCCAGGGAAGCCTCAG GTACAAATTGGTGCACATTCCTTTACATTTGATCATGTTTACGGGAGCACTGGTTCTCCCTCATCTGCCATGTTCGATGAATGTGTTGCATCCCTTGTTGATGGTTTGTTCCAAGGATATAATGCTACTGTTCTTGCATATGGTCAG ACAGGTTCTGGGAAAACATACACCATGGGCACTGGCTTTAAAGATGGTTGCCAAGAGGGAATAATACCCCAAGTTATGAGTTCTCTGTTTAACAAAATTGAGACCTTAAAGCATCAGAATGAATTTCAGCTGCATGTGTCCTTTATCGAG attcttaaagaagaagtaagagaCTTGTTGGATCCATCCTCTATGAACAAACCAGAAACTGCAAATGGACATGCAGGGAAAGTAACTATTCCTGGGAAACCGCCAATACAAATCCGTGAGTCATCAAATGGTGTCATTACTCTAGCAGGATCTACTGAAGTTAGTGTTACAACACTAAAAGAAATGGCTGCTTGCCTAGAACAAGGATCATTGAGTAGAGCAACTGGGAGTACAAATATGAACAACCAATCCAG TCGTTCACATGCTATCTTCACCATCACATTAGAACAAATGCGGAAGCTCAATAGTCATGGTGAGATCAGTTTAAATGATACAATGAATGAAGAATATCTTTGTGCCAAGTTGCACTTGGTAGATCTTGCTGGATCAGAACGAGCTAAAAGAACCGGGTCTGATGGTCTGCGCTTTAAGGAAG GAGTTCACATTAACAAAGGCCTTCTAGCGCTCGGCAATGTTATTAGTGCACTTGGTgatgaaaagaagagaaaggaaggTGTTCATGTTCCTTATAGGGATAGTAAACTTACTAGGCTTTTGCAG GATTCACTTGGTGGTAACAGCAGAACTGTTATGATAG CCTGCATAAGTCCTGCTGATATTAATGCTGAGGAAACACTTAACACTTTGAAGTATGCAAACCGTGCACGGAACATCCAAAATAAGCCTGTT GTCAATAGAGATCCCATGTCCAACGAGATGCTAAAAATGCGACAACAACTTGAGTATCTGCAAGCGGAACTTTGTGCTCGTTCTGGTGGCTCTCCTGAGGAAGTTCAG GTCCTCAAGGAAAGGATTGCTTGGCTTGAAGCTGCTAATGAGGATCTTCGATGTGAACTTCATGAATATCGTAGTAGATGCTCTACTGTAGAACAATGCGAAAAGGATGCATAT GAAAATAGCACATGTAATGTAAAGACTGATGGGCACAAGAGGGGCTTACCTATCACAGCATCTGATTATCCAATGAGTGAAACAACAG GGGATTCAAGGGAAATTGAAGAAGTAGAAAAAGAGTGGGAGCATACTCTTCTGCAAAATAGTATGGATAGAGAGTTACATGAATTGAATAAACGCTTGGAGCAAAAAGAG TCTGAGATGAAGCTTTTTGGAATACCTGATGCTGAGGCACTcaagcagcattttggaaggaagataATGGAACTAGAGGATGAGAAAAGAACTGTACAG CGAGAGAGGGATCGTCTTTTGGCTGAAGTTGAAAATCTTGCTGCCAATTCTGATGGACAAATGCAGAAATCAGAGGATATCCATgcccaaaaattaaaaacacttgAAGCCCAG ATTCTGGATCTAAAGAAGAAACAGGAGAGTCAGGTCCAGCTCTTGAAGCAAAAGCAAAAAAGTGATGAAGCAGCGAAGCGATTACAAGATGAAATACAATCTATAAAAGCCCAAAAG GTTCAACTGCAACATAGGATAAAACAAGAGGCTGAACAGTTTCGGCAATGGAAGGCTTCTAGAGAGAAAGAGCTTCTGCAA TTaaagaaggaaggaaggagaaatGAGTTTGAACGCCATAAGCTGCAAGCTTTAAATCAGCGCCAGAAAATG GTCCTTCAAAGAAAGACTGAAGAAGCTGCAATGGCCACTAAGAGGTTAAAGGAGTTGTTAGAAGCTCGTAAATCTTCCAGCCGAGACATTTCAG GTTCAATGAATGGAAGTGGAACAAATGGACAG AGCAATGAGAAGTCCTTACAACGGTGGCTTGATCATGAGCTGGAAGTCATGGTAAAAGAGCATGAAGTTCGTTTTGAGTATGAGAAGCAGAGCCAAGT GCGAGCTGCGCTTGCTGAGGAGTTGGCCATACTAAAGCAAGTAAACGGGGTTGCTGCCAAGGGTCTCCCTCCTCCCAGAGGAAAGAATGGATTTGCTAG AGCATCCTCCATGTCCCCAAATGCAAGAATGGCCAGAATAGCTTCACTTGAGAGCATGCTGAACATATCATCTAATTCACTTGTAGCAATGGCTTCTCAACTTTCTGAGGCAGAAGAACGAGAACGGGCCTTCACTAATCGTGGACGCTGGAACCAGTTGCGCTCAATGGGAGAAGCCAAGAATTTGCTTCAATATTTGTTCAATTCTGTTGGAGATGCTAG GTGCCAACTGTGGGAAAAGGACACTGAGATCAAGGAAATAAAAGATCAAATCAAAGAACTTGTAGGTCTATTACGGCAAagtgaaatgaaaagaaaggaaactgaGAAGGAACTAAAAGCGAGAGAGCAAGCTGTTGCAACCACATTGGCGACCCCAACTTCT GGAAACTCTCCAAATTCATTGAAACACTATGCGGAAGACATCAAGGAACCTTTATCTCCAGAGTCTGTGCCAGTACAGAAACAGCGCAAATATATGCCAGGCATCACTAATGGCCAAGTGAGGGAATCAGCAGCATTTGTAGATCAGAGTAGAACG ATGATACCCATTGGGCAACTGTCAATGAAAAAACTAGCAATTGTAGGACAAGCTTCTGGCAAGCTATGGAGGTGGAAAAGAAGCCACCATCAGTGGCTAGTACAATTTAAATGGAAATGGCAGAAGCCATGGAGACTTTCTGAACGGATTCGGCACAGTGATGAGACAATCATGAGAGCAAGGCCACGTTCGCAGGCTTTGCCGCATATAATGTGA
- the LOC114383490 gene encoding uncharacterized protein LOC114383490 — MMDSEMVEAESSSSSSSQPQPQASSSGQTDVVRDLLTLARQLITQGKPSQALQAVVVAMKTRGGDEAVFQSLHRAREVYRSRLQENAAVDQLASLFAECAIAEAQPVVIEPPANNITNPSITPEPDAHGTSILAESGRMQVVLDAVSDGSSFICLKCGGLVSNHRKDEHYAYWCC, encoded by the exons ATGATGGACTCAGAAATGGTGGAAGCagagtcatcatcatcatcatcatcgcaGCCTCAGCCGCAGGCATCGAGTTCCGGCCAAACCGACGTCGTTCGCGATTTGCTCACATTGGCTCGCCAGCTCATCACTCAAGGCAAACCCTCCCAAGCCCTCCAAGCT GTGGTTGTAGCAATGAAGACTAGAGGTGGTGATGAAGCTGTTTTTCAGTCCTTGCATCGTGCTCGTGAGGTGTATAGAAGCAGACTGCAAGAGAATGCTGCAGTTGATCAGCTGGCTTCTTTGTTTGCTGAGTGTGCTATTGCTGAAGCTCAGCCTGTAGTGATTGAACCACCTGCCAATAACATTACCAACCCATCAATTACCCCAGAACCTGATGCTCATGGGACTTCCATACTGGCAGAAAGTGGCAGGATGCAAGTAGTGTTGGATGCAGTCTCTGATGGAAGCAGCTTCATCTGTTTGAAGTGTGGAGGCCTTGTTAGTAACCATCGCAAAGACGAGCACTATGCATACTGGTGTTGTTAA
- the LOC114384406 gene encoding uncharacterized protein At4g06744-like, with amino-acid sequence MSRRSMPAKLLLTTLYILLVSLPIHMSPHDVNIDTHKFRSSSGHRSKTVGGGSAKGCNNNQFDTNTTPCQKSTTIQAVPASSPPLVFADQRLEVVYPIIQKFKSTITSDPLGVTKTWVGSDICSYKGFYCDIPPDNSSATALASIDLNGFQLSASTLDGFIDNLPDIALFHANSNNFGGTISPQIAKLPYLYELDVSNNQLSGPFPTAVLGMNSLTFLDLRFNSFSGEVPPQIFTQNLQVLFINNNIFTQGLPDNLASTHILLLTLANNKFMGPIPRSLPKALATLSEVLLLNNQLTGCLPYEIGFLEEATVFDAGNNQLTGPLPLSLSCLEKVEVLNLGGNMLYGMVPEVVCVGLVNLVNFSLSDNYFTHVGPLCRMLIQRGVLDVRNNCIPDLPFQRSVMECAEFFATPRMCPFMWFHGLIPCKLPFQHSIHN; translated from the coding sequence ATGAGTAGAAGAAGCATGCCTGCAAAATTGTTGCTCACAACTTTGTATATCCTCTTGGTGTCTCTTCCTATTCACATGTCACCACATGATGTTAACATAGACACACACAAATTCAGAAGTAGTAGTGGCCACAGAAGCAAAACTGTTGGTGGTGGCTCAGCCAAAGGTTGCAACAACAACCAATTTGACACAAACACAACACCATGTCAAAAATCGACAACCATTCAAGCAGTTCCAGCTTCTTCACCTCCCCTTGTGTTTGCAGACCAAAGACTTGAAGTAGTGTATCCAATAATCCAAAAATTCAAGTCCACCATCACCTCAGATCCACTAGGAGTGACCAAAACTTGGGTAGGATCAGATATATGCAGCTACAAAGGCTTCTACTGTGACATTCCCCCAGACAATAGTTCTGCCACTGCTTTGGCTTCTATTGACTTAAATGGTTTCCAACTATCTGCTTCCACCCTTGATGGCTTCATTGATAATCTCCCTGATATTGCTCTCTTCCATGCTAATTCCAACAATTTTGGTGGCACAATCTCACCCCAAATAGCCAAACTCCCTTACCTATATGAGCTTGATGTTAGCAACAACCAATTATCTGGTCCATTTCCCACTGCTGTTCTAGGCATGAACTCTTTAACATTCTTGGACTTAAGGTTCAATTCTTTTTCTGGGGAAGTTCCACCACAAATTTTCACACAAAACCTCCAAGTCCTTTTCATAAACAACAACATCTTCACTCAAGGGTTGCCTGATAACTTAGCCTCCACTCATATTCTCTTGCTCACCTTAGCAAACAACAAGTTCATGGGTCCAATTCCAAGAAGTCTTCCCAAGGCTTTGGCCACTCTAAGTGAAGTGCTTTTACTAAACAACCAGTTAACAGGTTGTTTGCCTTATGAGATTGGTTTTCTCGAAGAGGCCACAGTGTTTGATGCTGGCAACAACCAGTTAACTGGTCCTTTGCCTTTATCTTTGAGTTGTCTTGAGAAGGTGGAGGTGCTCAATTTGGGTGGTAATATGTTGTATGGCATGGTGCCAGAAGTGGTGTGTGTAGGATTGGTGAATTTGGTAAACTTTTCATTATCTGATAACTATTTCACACATGTGGGGCCACTTTGTAGGATGCTGATTCAGAGAGGGGTTCTTGATGTTAGGAACAATTGTATTCCTGATCTTCCGTTTCAGAGATCAGTGATGGAGTGTGCTGAGTTCTTTGCAACACCAAGGATGTGTCCCTTCATGTGGTTTCATGGTCTCATCCCTTGTAAGCTTCCTTTTCAACATTCCATTCACAATTAG